The Agromyces atrinae genome window below encodes:
- a CDS encoding exodeoxyribonuclease VII large subunit: MTDAPSTRENPWPVAGLSQKLRDYIDRLGSVWVEGEVTQWGVSNGNVYGKLKDLSVDATVSFTVWSSVRSRFDSDFRQGDRVIALIKPSWWVKGGSLSMQVFEMRHVGLGDLLERLEKLRKQLAGEGLFDVSRKRRLPFLPGRIGLVTGKDSDAEKDVIRNAQLRWPAVEFRVEHAAVQGDRTVAEVVAAIERLDADP; this comes from the coding sequence ATGACCGACGCCCCGTCGACCCGCGAGAATCCGTGGCCCGTCGCCGGCCTCTCCCAGAAGCTGCGCGACTACATCGATCGGCTCGGCTCCGTGTGGGTCGAGGGCGAGGTCACCCAGTGGGGCGTCTCGAACGGCAACGTGTACGGCAAGCTCAAAGACCTGAGCGTCGACGCCACGGTGAGCTTCACCGTGTGGTCGTCGGTGCGCTCGCGCTTCGACTCCGACTTCCGCCAGGGCGACCGCGTCATCGCGCTCATCAAGCCGAGCTGGTGGGTCAAGGGCGGTTCGCTCTCGATGCAGGTCTTCGAGATGCGCCACGTCGGCCTCGGCGATCTCCTCGAACGCCTCGAGAAGCTCCGCAAGCAGCTCGCCGGCGAAGGCCTCTTCGACGTCTCGCGGAAGCGGCGTCTGCCCTTCCTGCCCGGGCGCATCGGTCTCGTCACCGGCAAGGACTCGGATGCCGAGAAGGACGTCATCCGCAATGCCCAGCTGCGCTGGCCCGCCGTCGAGTTCCGCGTCGAGCACGCGGCCGTGCAGGGCGACCGCACCGTCGCCGAGGTCGTCGCGGCGATCGAGCGCCTCGACGCCGACCCCGA
- a CDS encoding 4-hydroxy-3-methylbut-2-enyl diphosphate reductase, whose translation MPRVPGARGRLKNTPAPQPKKVLLAAPRGYCAGVDRAVIAVEKALEHYGAPVYVRKQIVHNVHVVSELESKGAIFVDEVDEVPEGAHIVFSAHGVSPAVVNAAADRGLHAIDATCPLVTKVHREAVRFARDDFEILLIGHEGHEEVEGTAGEAPDHVTLVTSPDEADRIEVQNPDKVVWLSQTTLSVDETMETVRRLRERFPNLQNPPSDDICYATQNRQVAIKKVAGDAELVIVVGSANSSNSVRLVEVALEYGARAAYRVDYASEVQQHWLDGVSTVGVTSGASVPEELVTELLQDLADAGFGAVEEVKTAEEDLMFSLPKELRTDLQGKTDARALGGRQRA comes from the coding sequence ATGCCTCGTGTTCCCGGCGCGCGCGGCCGACTCAAGAATACCCCCGCGCCCCAGCCGAAGAAGGTGCTGCTCGCGGCGCCCCGCGGCTACTGCGCCGGCGTGGATCGCGCCGTCATCGCCGTCGAGAAGGCGCTCGAGCACTACGGCGCTCCCGTCTACGTGCGGAAGCAGATCGTGCACAACGTGCACGTCGTGAGCGAACTCGAGTCGAAGGGGGCGATCTTCGTCGACGAGGTCGATGAGGTGCCCGAGGGCGCCCACATCGTCTTCAGCGCCCACGGGGTCTCGCCCGCCGTCGTGAACGCCGCCGCCGACCGCGGCCTGCACGCGATCGATGCGACATGCCCGCTCGTGACGAAGGTGCACCGCGAGGCCGTGCGATTCGCGCGCGACGACTTCGAGATCCTGCTCATCGGTCACGAGGGCCACGAAGAGGTCGAGGGCACGGCGGGCGAGGCGCCCGATCACGTGACGCTCGTCACGAGCCCCGACGAGGCCGACCGTATCGAGGTGCAGAACCCCGACAAGGTCGTGTGGCTGTCGCAGACGACGCTCTCGGTCGACGAGACGATGGAGACCGTCCGGCGCTTGCGTGAGCGGTTCCCGAACCTCCAGAACCCGCCGTCGGATGACATCTGCTACGCCACCCAGAACCGCCAGGTCGCCATCAAGAAGGTCGCCGGAGACGCCGAGCTCGTCATCGTCGTCGGCTCGGCGAACTCGTCGAACAGCGTGCGCCTCGTCGAGGTCGCGCTCGAGTACGGCGCGCGTGCGGCGTACCGCGTCGACTACGCGAGCGAGGTGCAGCAGCACTGGCTCGACGGCGTCTCGACCGTCGGTGTGACGAGCGGCGCCTCGGTGCCCGAGGAACTCGTGACCGAACTTCTGCAGGACCTCGCCGACGCCGGCTTCGGCGCCGTCGAGGAAGTCAAGACAGCGGAGGAGGACCTCATGTTCTCGCTCCCGAAGGAACTCCGAACCGATCTGCAGGGAAAGACCGACGCGCGAGCGCTCGGCGGAAGGCAACGCGCATGA
- a CDS encoding DUF6264 family protein, whose amino-acid sequence MTDSPGARPRPQYGEYATPEEQRARIQEPPTWMLEPVAPPAPGGPEAGDDPAKAPAPAAHPVAGAAVVAPKKRADRFVTLALLAIGLYTVLSSVFTATDFRAFSAQWMEIAGIEGTFTNIEQGTLMLQISVAVMAAVWVITAWLSFRLIARGKISWWIPLVGGVVANLISSVLIGIALFSDPAVMDYITSGGALMGG is encoded by the coding sequence ATGACCGATTCACCCGGGGCTCGTCCCCGCCCGCAGTACGGCGAATACGCGACTCCCGAGGAGCAGCGCGCCCGAATCCAGGAACCGCCGACGTGGATGCTCGAGCCGGTCGCGCCCCCGGCGCCCGGCGGCCCGGAGGCGGGGGATGACCCGGCGAAGGCTCCGGCTCCCGCAGCCCATCCGGTGGCGGGCGCAGCGGTCGTCGCTCCGAAGAAGCGCGCCGACCGGTTCGTGACGCTCGCACTCCTCGCCATCGGCCTCTACACGGTGCTGTCATCGGTGTTCACCGCGACCGATTTCCGGGCGTTCTCCGCTCAGTGGATGGAGATCGCCGGCATCGAGGGCACCTTCACGAACATCGAGCAGGGAACGCTCATGCTCCAGATCTCGGTCGCCGTCATGGCCGCCGTCTGGGTCATCACGGCGTGGCTCTCGTTCCGGCTCATCGCGCGCGGAAAGATCTCGTGGTGGATTCCGCTCGTCGGCGGAGTGGTCGCCAACCTCATCTCGTCGGTCCTCATCGGTATCGCCCTCTTCAGCGACCCGGCGGTGATGGACTACATCACGAGCGGCGGCGCGCTCATGGGCGGCTGA
- the fbaA gene encoding class II fructose-bisphosphate aldolase, with amino-acid sequence MPIATPEQYAEMLDKAKAKGFAYPAFNVSSSQTLNAVLQGLTEAGSDGIIQVTTGGADYFAGHTVKARATGALAFARFAHEVAKNYPVTVALHTDHCPKNALDDFVLPLIAASEEEVKAGRNPIFQSHMWDGSAVPLTENLEIAKEILPRIKAINAILEVEIGVVGGEEDGVSHDINDSLYTTLDDAIQTVEALGWGENGRYMAALTFGNVHGVYAPGNVKLKPELLKEIQDGLSEKYGLGAKPLDLVFHGGSGSTDAEIAEAVANGVIKMNIDTDTQYAYTRAVAGYMLSNYEGVLKVDGSVGNKKLYDPRAWGKVAETAMAARVAESTRQLGSAGHSGH; translated from the coding sequence ATGCCCATCGCAACCCCCGAGCAGTACGCCGAGATGCTCGACAAGGCCAAGGCGAAGGGATTCGCCTACCCGGCGTTCAACGTCTCCTCGTCGCAGACTCTCAACGCCGTGCTGCAGGGCCTCACCGAGGCGGGCTCCGACGGCATCATCCAGGTCACGACCGGTGGCGCCGACTACTTCGCCGGCCACACGGTCAAGGCCCGTGCCACGGGTGCACTCGCCTTCGCCCGCTTCGCCCACGAGGTCGCGAAGAACTACCCCGTCACGGTCGCGCTCCACACCGACCACTGCCCGAAGAACGCGCTCGACGACTTCGTGCTGCCGCTCATCGCCGCCTCCGAAGAAGAGGTCAAGGCGGGCCGCAACCCGATCTTCCAGTCGCACATGTGGGACGGCTCGGCCGTTCCCCTGACCGAGAACCTCGAGATCGCGAAGGAGATCCTCCCCCGCATCAAGGCGATCAACGCCATCCTCGAGGTCGAGATCGGCGTCGTCGGCGGCGAGGAAGACGGCGTCAGCCACGACATCAACGACAGCCTCTACACGACGCTCGACGACGCGATCCAGACCGTCGAGGCGCTCGGCTGGGGCGAGAACGGTCGCTACATGGCGGCCCTCACGTTCGGCAACGTGCACGGCGTCTACGCGCCGGGCAACGTCAAGCTCAAGCCCGAGCTGCTGAAGGAGATCCAGGACGGACTCTCCGAGAAGTACGGCCTCGGCGCCAAGCCCCTCGACCTCGTCTTCCACGGCGGCTCGGGCTCGACCGACGCCGAGATCGCGGAGGCCGTCGCGAACGGTGTCATCAAGATGAACATCGACACCGACACCCAGTACGCGTACACCCGTGCCGTCGCCGGCTACATGCTCAGCAACTACGAGGGCGTCCTCAAGGTCGACGGCTCGGTCGGCAACAAGAAGCTCTACGACCCCCGCGCCTGGGGCAAGGTCGCCGAGACGGCCATGGCCGCTCGCGTCGCCGAGTCGACGCGCCAGCTCGGTTCGGCCGGTCACTCGGGTCACTGA
- a CDS encoding fructose-bisphosphatase class II — protein MSFLPSETVDAVIRAARGAALAARPLVGQGDGDAVDAAAVDALRHGLRTLKVDGRVVAGEGEKDDAPMLYPGERFGTGNGPAVDLVVDPVDGTRLAAAGRSGAFCIVALAPRDAFLDIGPAHYAEKVVSAVDGPRVGVPIAESLALVAAARQVPISEVRVAVQTRPRNSEHARAVTDAGAQLVGFEHGDIERSLQVLNGDLDLLIGVGGAPEGVLTAALARTLGGSVSLRFAPQSRLEARRVEQAGLSTGVAVDTDAVCAGEPLVVVASVTGVDLGGGLTLAPATDDAVDVWSSVAEPAERFVKNR, from the coding sequence ATGAGCTTCTTGCCTTCCGAGACCGTCGACGCCGTCATCCGTGCCGCCCGCGGAGCGGCCCTCGCCGCCCGCCCCCTCGTCGGGCAGGGCGACGGCGACGCGGTCGATGCGGCCGCGGTCGATGCTCTGCGGCACGGGCTCCGGACACTGAAGGTCGACGGACGCGTGGTCGCGGGCGAGGGCGAGAAGGATGACGCTCCGATGCTCTACCCCGGCGAGAGGTTCGGCACGGGCAACGGGCCCGCCGTCGACCTCGTCGTCGATCCGGTCGACGGCACGCGGCTCGCGGCGGCGGGGCGGAGCGGTGCGTTCTGCATCGTCGCCCTCGCCCCGCGAGACGCGTTCCTCGACATCGGGCCGGCGCACTACGCCGAGAAGGTCGTGAGTGCCGTCGACGGTCCCCGGGTGGGAGTGCCGATCGCCGAGTCTCTCGCGCTCGTCGCCGCGGCGCGCCAGGTTCCGATCTCCGAGGTGCGCGTCGCCGTGCAGACGAGGCCTCGGAACTCCGAGCATGCTCGCGCCGTCACCGACGCGGGCGCACAGCTCGTCGGCTTCGAACACGGCGACATCGAGCGGTCGCTCCAGGTGCTGAACGGCGATCTCGATCTGCTCATCGGCGTCGGGGGCGCTCCCGAGGGCGTGCTCACGGCGGCGCTCGCGCGGACGCTCGGAGGTTCGGTGAGCCTCCGATTCGCGCCGCAGTCGAGGCTCGAGGCGCGCCGCGTCGAGCAGGCGGGGCTCTCGACCGGGGTCGCCGTCGACACCGACGCCGTGTGCGCCGGCGAACCGCTCGTCGTCGTCGCCTCCGTCACGGGGGTCGATCTCGGCGGGGGACTCACGCTCGCCCCGGCGACGGATGACGCGGTCGACGTGTGGAGCTCGGTCGCCGAACCTGCTGAACGTTTTGTTAAGAATCGATGA
- the glpX gene encoding class II fructose-bisphosphatase yields the protein MMSPDSEILLEHPDRNLAMELVRATEAAAIRAVPWIGRGDKLGADGAAVDAMRAFLGTVNFDGLVVIGEGEKDAAPMLFNGEAVGNGRGPACDIAVDPIDGTSLTAAGRQNALSVIAVSERGTMLDASSVFYMDKIVTGPEGIGVIDIRRPIAENLRALAAAKNKDVGDLRVAVLDRPRHEQLIADIREAGAGTRLMLDGDVAGGINAARYESRIDMCVGIGGSPEGITTACAIKALGGFMQGVLAPRDDAERARGEAAGLDLDKVYGVDDLVSGDNTFFVATGVTDGGLVQGVRRKGPIIRTDSIVLRSRSGTIRRVQADHLVEKWLDEADR from the coding sequence ATGATGAGCCCCGATTCCGAGATCCTCCTCGAACACCCCGATCGCAACCTCGCGATGGAACTCGTGCGTGCCACGGAGGCCGCCGCGATCCGCGCCGTTCCCTGGATCGGCCGCGGAGATAAGCTCGGGGCCGACGGTGCTGCGGTCGACGCGATGCGCGCGTTCCTCGGCACGGTCAACTTCGACGGTCTCGTCGTGATCGGCGAGGGCGAGAAGGACGCCGCCCCCATGCTCTTCAACGGCGAAGCCGTCGGAAACGGCCGTGGCCCGGCGTGCGACATCGCGGTCGACCCCATCGACGGAACGTCGCTCACTGCCGCGGGTCGTCAGAATGCGCTTTCTGTCATCGCCGTCTCCGAACGCGGCACGATGCTGGACGCGTCATCCGTGTTCTACATGGACAAGATCGTCACCGGTCCCGAGGGCATCGGAGTCATCGACATCCGTCGCCCCATCGCCGAGAACCTCCGCGCACTCGCCGCCGCCAAGAACAAGGACGTCGGCGACCTCCGCGTCGCCGTGCTCGACCGGCCGCGCCACGAACAGCTCATCGCCGACATCCGCGAGGCCGGCGCCGGAACGCGCCTCATGCTCGACGGCGACGTCGCCGGCGGCATCAACGCCGCCCGGTACGAATCGCGCATCGATATGTGCGTCGGCATCGGCGGCAGCCCCGAGGGCATCACGACGGCGTGCGCCATCAAGGCGCTCGGCGGGTTCATGCAGGGTGTGCTCGCCCCGCGCGATGACGCCGAACGTGCACGCGGTGAGGCCGCGGGCCTCGATCTCGACAAGGTCTACGGAGTCGACGACCTCGTGAGCGGCGACAACACGTTCTTCGTCGCGACGGGCGTCACCGACGGCGGGCTCGTGCAGGGCGTGCGTCGGAAGGGTCCGATCATCCGCACCGACAGCATCGTGCTGCGCTCGCGCTCGGGCACCATTCGCCGCGTGCAGGCGGACCACCTCGTCGAGAAGTGGCTCGACGAAGCCGACCGCTGA
- a CDS encoding MFS transporter, with the protein MRESRAGRGGPRAAPHWLIVAVLAFAGMSAAFMQTLVLPIQSELPELLDASREDTAWVITVTLLSASVITPIAGRLGDMVGKRRVVLALLVVLVVGSVIAALSDSLGGLIVGRALQGAAIGMIPLGISIMRDVLHEHRLAGAIALMSATLGVGGALGLPVSALIAENGDWHALFWLAAALGAVNAVLVILVVPVSTLRTPGRFDYVGAVGLALGLSGVLLAISRGNEWGWMSPGTLISGIGGVAVLLGWGWLQLRTPDALVDLRVAARRPVLLTNLSSIAMGFAFFASNIAYPQILELPAESGSGLGLSLIQASLVLIPLGLVMMLMSPLSARLNRIFGARVLLISGALVIVAAYVFSFEFHTEVWQILLANIIIGVGIGLGYAAMPLLIMHAVPARETAAANGLNSLMRSLGTSVAAALIGAVLATWSMPFGSAVVPTDEGFRIAFALGAAAALVSAVLALFIPARGSVAEPRPSLPSGFE; encoded by the coding sequence ATGCGTGAGTCGAGAGCGGGGCGAGGTGGCCCCCGAGCCGCACCGCACTGGCTGATCGTCGCTGTTCTCGCCTTCGCGGGCATGAGCGCTGCATTCATGCAGACGCTCGTGCTGCCGATCCAGTCGGAATTGCCCGAGCTCCTCGACGCGAGTCGCGAAGACACGGCCTGGGTCATCACGGTCACGCTCCTGAGTGCTTCGGTGATCACACCGATCGCCGGTCGCCTCGGCGACATGGTCGGCAAGCGCCGGGTCGTGCTCGCGCTGCTCGTCGTGCTCGTCGTCGGATCGGTCATCGCCGCGCTCTCCGACTCGCTCGGCGGACTCATCGTGGGTCGCGCGCTGCAGGGCGCGGCGATCGGCATGATCCCGCTCGGCATCTCGATCATGCGCGACGTCTTGCACGAGCACCGTCTCGCGGGAGCCATCGCCCTCATGAGCGCGACGCTCGGAGTCGGCGGCGCGCTCGGCCTGCCGGTCAGCGCGCTCATCGCCGAGAACGGCGACTGGCACGCGCTCTTCTGGCTCGCCGCAGCGCTCGGCGCCGTGAACGCCGTCCTCGTCATCCTCGTCGTGCCCGTCAGCACCCTGCGCACCCCGGGCCGCTTCGACTACGTCGGCGCGGTGGGGCTCGCGCTCGGCCTGAGCGGAGTGCTCCTCGCCATCTCTCGCGGCAACGAGTGGGGGTGGATGTCGCCGGGAACCCTCATCTCGGGAATCGGCGGTGTCGCCGTGCTGCTCGGCTGGGGCTGGCTGCAGCTCCGTACACCGGACGCCCTCGTCGACCTGCGCGTCGCCGCGCGGAGGCCCGTGCTCCTCACGAACCTGTCGTCGATCGCGATGGGCTTCGCGTTCTTCGCGTCGAACATCGCGTACCCGCAGATCCTCGAGCTGCCCGCCGAGTCCGGCTCGGGTCTCGGGCTCTCGCTCATCCAGGCGAGCCTCGTGCTCATCCCGCTCGGACTCGTCATGATGCTCATGTCGCCGCTGTCGGCGCGACTCAATCGCATCTTCGGCGCGCGTGTGCTGCTCATCTCGGGTGCGCTCGTCATCGTCGCGGCATACGTCTTCTCGTTCGAGTTCCACACCGAGGTGTGGCAGATCCTGCTCGCGAACATCATCATCGGCGTGGGGATCGGTCTCGGCTACGCCGCGATGCCGCTCCTCATCATGCACGCCGTGCCCGCGCGCGAGACGGCCGCCGCCAACGGACTCAACTCGCTCATGCGGTCTCTCGGCACGAGCGTCGCCGCGGCCCTCATCGGCGCGGTGCTCGCGACCTGGTCGATGCCCTTCGGCTCGGCGGTCGTTCCGACCGACGAGGGATTCCGCATCGCGTTCGCGCTCGGGGCGGCGGCCGCGCTCGTGAGCGCCGTGCTCGCTCTCTTCATCCCGGCGCGCGGCTCGGTCGCCGAACCGCGGCCGTCGTTGCCGAGCGGGTTCGAGTAG
- a CDS encoding MFS transporter, with translation MSPSTRWPRAIRPLAVGQYRLLTSALLFSLFSAGCWIVAAVWQVVQLGGTPVDLSLVAVGGSVGLVLAVLFGGVLADRVPQRFILLTVEVVRGLAFGVAAFLALTGVIEVWHLAVLSFVIGVADGFFYPAYSAWLPAILPADQLLAANGIEGVLRPTMQNAAGPAAAAALIAIGSPGLAFVVVALVQVGAAAALIAMRTTPVRREFEEEKRGLVSATFRDLSGGFRYMVSTRWLLATLLFSIVLVLVLMGPIEVLLPFAVKDQTGGGAGAFAFALAAFGVGGAVGSIAVASFRLPRRYLTLMILAWGVGCLPLAIIGFTDQLWVMVVALFVCGLLFSGAQVVWGTLLQRRVPPAMLGRVSSLDFFVSLALMPISMAIAGPVGEWFGIAPTFLVAGTVPVLLAIVTLVIARLGSDELAHPLRDEPEEAPASEESEERSV, from the coding sequence ATGTCACCGTCGACCCGATGGCCGCGGGCGATCCGACCCCTCGCCGTCGGACAGTACCGCCTGCTGACGAGCGCCCTCCTCTTCTCGCTCTTCAGCGCAGGATGCTGGATCGTCGCCGCCGTCTGGCAGGTCGTGCAGCTCGGCGGAACACCCGTCGATCTCTCGCTCGTCGCCGTGGGCGGCAGCGTCGGCCTCGTGCTCGCCGTGCTCTTCGGCGGGGTGCTCGCCGACCGGGTGCCGCAGCGGTTTATCCTGCTCACCGTCGAGGTCGTGCGGGGTCTCGCCTTCGGCGTCGCCGCGTTCCTCGCGCTCACCGGAGTGATCGAGGTCTGGCACCTCGCCGTGCTGTCGTTCGTCATCGGCGTCGCCGACGGCTTCTTCTACCCCGCCTACTCGGCCTGGCTGCCGGCGATCCTCCCCGCCGATCAGCTGCTCGCCGCGAACGGCATCGAGGGCGTGCTGCGACCGACGATGCAGAACGCCGCCGGCCCCGCGGCGGCGGCCGCCCTCATCGCGATCGGCTCGCCGGGGCTCGCGTTCGTTGTCGTCGCGCTCGTACAGGTCGGCGCTGCGGCGGCCCTCATCGCGATGCGGACCACGCCCGTACGCCGCGAGTTCGAGGAGGAGAAGCGCGGCCTGGTGTCGGCGACGTTCCGCGACCTGAGCGGCGGGTTCCGATACATGGTCTCGACGCGCTGGCTGCTCGCGACGCTGCTCTTCTCCATCGTGCTCGTCCTCGTGCTGATGGGACCGATCGAGGTGCTGCTTCCCTTCGCCGTGAAGGATCAGACGGGCGGGGGAGCCGGCGCGTTCGCGTTCGCGCTCGCGGCCTTCGGAGTCGGCGGCGCCGTCGGCTCGATCGCCGTCGCCTCGTTCCGCCTGCCACGCCGGTACCTGACGCTCATGATCCTCGCGTGGGGAGTGGGATGCCTGCCGCTCGCGATCATCGGATTCACCGACCAGCTCTGGGTGATGGTCGTCGCGCTCTTCGTCTGCGGGCTGCTCTTCTCAGGTGCGCAGGTCGTCTGGGGCACGCTGCTCCAACGCCGGGTGCCGCCCGCGATGCTCGGCCGGGTGTCGAGCCTCGACTTCTTCGTGTCGCTCGCCCTCATGCCGATCTCGATGGCGATTGCCGGTCCGGTCGGCGAGTGGTTCGGCATCGCACCGACGTTCCTCGTCGCCGGTACGGTTCCCGTGCTGCTCGCGATCGTGACGCTCGTCATCGCGCGACTCGGCAGCGACGAACTCGCGCACCCGCTCCGGGATGAGCCCGAGGAGGCGCCGGCGAGCGAGGAGAGCGAGGAGCGGTCGGTCTGA
- the rmuC gene encoding DNA recombination protein RmuC — MDILFLLLGLVVGAALGALITAFFARSGSRGENPALVQARHDAQLSELRVREGEVRANLQSELSAALSTAEALERQVEAQRLQYRELVEQNRSDQVERAERDKRESAVLQALSPVRETLQSMQTKVSELERQRSEQYGSLAEQLKRAQQSDEELRATTESLASALRSNSTRGVWGETQLRRVVEAAGLTQYVDFYTQASLTTDAGAGRPDMVVRLPGNKWIPLDAKVPLEHYLEASQIAVTATGDEGARRAELVGRHVKAMRAHIDALAKKTYWEGLEASPEFVIAFIPSESLLAAALEADPALLDYAFGKRVALASPVNLWAVLKTVAFTWQQQSVSDEAKKLFDLGNTLYQRIGTLAGHTDALRKAIERTVSSYNQFANSLESRVLVTARQFPGIDETKIELLTAPAAVHDQPRRLTAAEFDEPLADLPDELRSL; from the coding sequence ATGGACATCCTGTTCCTCCTCCTCGGTCTCGTCGTCGGCGCCGCGCTCGGCGCCCTCATCACCGCGTTCTTCGCCCGCTCGGGCTCCCGCGGTGAGAACCCGGCGCTCGTCCAGGCGCGTCACGACGCGCAGCTGAGCGAGCTCCGCGTGCGCGAGGGCGAGGTGCGCGCGAACCTGCAGTCCGAGCTCTCCGCCGCGCTCTCGACCGCCGAAGCGCTCGAACGACAGGTCGAGGCGCAGCGGCTGCAGTACCGCGAACTCGTCGAGCAGAACCGCAGCGACCAGGTCGAGCGCGCCGAGCGCGACAAGCGCGAGAGTGCGGTGCTGCAGGCGCTCAGCCCCGTGCGCGAGACGCTGCAGTCGATGCAGACGAAGGTCTCCGAACTCGAACGCCAGCGCAGCGAACAGTACGGTTCGCTCGCCGAGCAGCTGAAGCGCGCGCAGCAGTCCGACGAAGAACTCCGCGCGACGACCGAGTCTCTCGCGAGTGCATTGCGCTCGAACAGCACGCGCGGGGTCTGGGGCGAGACGCAGCTCCGCCGCGTCGTCGAGGCCGCGGGCCTCACCCAGTACGTCGACTTCTACACGCAGGCCTCCCTCACGACGGATGCCGGTGCCGGGCGCCCCGACATGGTCGTGCGTCTGCCCGGCAACAAGTGGATTCCGCTCGACGCGAAGGTTCCTCTCGAGCACTACCTCGAAGCGAGTCAGATCGCCGTCACGGCGACGGGCGACGAGGGCGCGCGTCGCGCAGAGCTCGTCGGCCGTCACGTCAAGGCGATGCGCGCGCACATCGACGCACTCGCGAAGAAGACCTACTGGGAGGGCCTCGAGGCGAGCCCCGAGTTCGTGATCGCCTTCATCCCGAGCGAGTCGCTCCTCGCTGCGGCGCTCGAGGCCGACCCGGCCCTGCTCGACTACGCCTTCGGCAAGCGGGTCGCGCTCGCCTCGCCGGTGAACCTCTGGGCCGTGCTCAAGACGGTGGCCTTCACGTGGCAGCAGCAGTCCGTCTCCGACGAGGCGAAGAAGCTCTTCGATCTCGGCAACACGCTCTATCAGCGCATCGGCACGCTCGCCGGCCACACCGATGCGCTGCGCAAGGCGATCGAACGCACGGTGAGCAGCTACAACCAGTTCGCGAACTCGCTCGAGTCCCGTGTGCTCGTGACCGCGCGACAGTTCCCCGGCATCGACGAGACGAAGATCGAACTGCTCACGGCACCCGCCGCCGTGCACGACCAGCCCCGCCGACTCACCGCGGCCGAGTTCGACGAACCCCTGGCCGATCTCCCCGACGAGCTCCGCTCACTCTGA
- a CDS encoding exonuclease domain-containing protein, producing MPIDFTAIDFETANSSSASACSVGLVKVRDGRVVDTAHWYIRPPVGHDAFLEWNIKIHGITPDMVAGAAGWGELQNDLLGFAGDDWLVAHNAGFDMGVIKASATTAGLSVPDYRYLCSLQVARRTYHLDSYRLPVAAMAAGFEGFRHHDALADAEACAAIMVHAAERHEVDDLERLAHITRVKIGAIGPVAVAQHASVHGPMALQ from the coding sequence GTGCCCATCGACTTCACCGCCATCGACTTCGAGACCGCGAACTCCTCGAGCGCCTCCGCGTGCTCGGTCGGGCTCGTCAAGGTGCGCGACGGCCGCGTCGTCGACACCGCGCACTGGTACATCCGGCCGCCCGTCGGGCACGACGCGTTCCTCGAGTGGAACATCAAGATCCACGGCATCACGCCCGACATGGTCGCGGGCGCCGCAGGCTGGGGCGAGCTGCAGAACGATCTCCTCGGCTTCGCGGGCGACGACTGGCTCGTCGCCCACAACGCCGGCTTCGACATGGGCGTCATCAAGGCATCGGCGACGACGGCGGGCTTGTCGGTGCCCGACTACCGCTACCTCTGCAGCCTCCAGGTCGCGCGCCGCACGTACCACCTCGATTCCTACCGGCTCCCCGTCGCCGCGATGGCCGCGGGCTTCGAGGGCTTCCGTCACCACGACGCCCTCGCCGATGCCGAAGCGTGCGCCGCGATCATGGTGCACGCCGCCGAGCGTCACGAGGTCGACGACCTCGAGCGCCTCGCGCACATCACCCGCGTGAAGATCGGGGCGATCGGTCCCGTCGCCGTCGCTCAGCACGCGTCGGTGCACGGCCCGATGGCCCTGCAGTAG